The proteins below come from a single Hippocampus zosterae strain Florida chromosome 5, ASM2543408v3, whole genome shotgun sequence genomic window:
- the nes gene encoding nestin isoform X2 produces MDLQPTAHYRHMDHEKHQMLDLNRRLQSYLGRVKLLEEENTMLSQEIQAQRCSHHGASVREKSLKEDLHRARAELETVWRERVYTEMEVCKLSEEIQMVERHCQKEALAQAEVKAKMEVSKKELEEEHGAQRWLRERIKQLEEEMDHLVRNHEADVAHLETMLSHSIPPSTTPNLDLLQLEQELSQQASRAWHETAEAYQAQLDQLEESLRETAARLGQAEHHKNEYQAHLRALERDRLSEGDVRRQLEETAEQQREEHRQHINTLQEHWECLEKEKEHLCHQLDRLVQENRGLLQQKMSLGLEVVTYRALLDGESLRRDDVSLLKDSRNITLKDMPVKPSRGSYQLPARCNTLVSVRRAPITSTTPLRSKPVTISQARKGEETATMVAKQESPYPKILNDAAVEKFRAQEVDEKVTYAEPLSSPVGDEHEQHPAERVEEEYGGKSEDKASFGFQVQSGSPVSEGLESKIIEEKNMISHCQSSTQEPKSELLGMTAKTFSSSAPWNQEQQPSFPVEERAGNGFQLQPVGLPLTTEITEYQSSAQEPTSDLLGTTEKTFSSTAGNDQKQSPCVLEEKATVAFEIQSEAPTRTEEIHQQPSGTQEVDNLGITEETISSSAVYKQELTSCVPVEEEAAVGFQLQSEAQLLPKEITPHHLSTHKSKTELLTMTEEIFSFAARAAVEPCTVEDEQEQRSSSGTEALLETTLESRTSSLSSENEFNPIDVSEIKQEISYSTLGTTATEAVDMLYPDGEEMDTWDSVIEKKIHVESSEPKPEAESQFAEPEEDILTRRSELSRGEMKKQDDEMWLQREESSQPSDDKDLNEEDEDSQNVSVSWRTELESDSYAQENTLADVRPLIRYTSDETDANTQASHVDESESSDGEQDGQTGEVGEPAWSKSKAKNFGTMEDLCEEVHEVLVENDIKYSQDASGLEKSTLKISEDLLHEEVPVAVNDVELETNRLVEQELENLSIDSYACHFAEEAANESQAVLPEDEAQRKVILKQEAMTNIQVTHNLDSGDSIQPQRWQEMEEEEIHDGMMTKKQEAIPQSDVQVESNLDLRDSVQPQTLKEEEVVEVQDRMMKMGEELIKEIELKMESNQVLRDSAQPQLDSPNDDAKGKVEEREVQDRIMTTEQEVIMESDTQVECNQDIRNLVSPQLDTMDHEKKVQDEMMTMEYEEAGIGILPSGMDSDVQVEDDQDRQDSISPQLDTPDDDEEKGMEENEVQEELTAKEQETIPESDAQVESKLDLRDSVQPQTLGEVEEVEVQDGMMKMGEEFIKETELKVQCDQVHGDSMQTQLDSATEDAKEKVEEREVQEQIITLEQEVIIESAIQVEHNQDFMSLVPPQMDTMEDEERDQDEIMRVKQEEAGKGKLPSCMKSDVQGENNNLDLEDSSTPQLETPDDDEKKGMEEKEVQHGTLGQEEAQQVPLLSCTESDVLMESNLDLAPYHSESPGDEEKVQVEITTMEQVEAEQLNSPSDMDPDVQVEGNLDISDFIPPQVDSPDDHVKEVQDEILKQEEAQKVYPLSCMESEVQVERSLNLVQPQWDSPDDGEKVQDEIMTTEQEEANMLNMPSCVDPDAQVEDNLDLREFVLPQLDSPDDYLEGVLDITLKHQDAVKRNLPVSGNLQDEDKLRQDIQHSLEAPEKRKDEFDSHVFMVTHAEETFREVLSGLDFLEEDEEELLEKPQCESQNQKGLLQQYTYSVGEDDASILPDKWNILEDTSEDVDTRHSKDEAESVVSHLRDEVGDGECAATFGEKPVEIFLKTAPEESVIFAMKDSLSEFQKTSDKVKQNLWAALPADKWNVPESASEDVNIRHPKNEEECGQTHGDEEAGEGEGAPKFDEKPIAISPGTATEESIFAVKDSLTEFCKTNVKDKRDLWASSMEVAAAYGSDDIPAVMSGIHDMEFGRELDWGKAVNGSSARDCAAKKEAHVTGVSVHSEESEVEAESWSSGDE; encoded by the exons ATGGACCTGCAACCCACTGCACACTACCGTCACATGGACCACGAGAAGCACCAAATGCTGGACCTCAACCGCCGCCTGCAGAGCTATCTGGGCCGGGTCAAGCTCCTGGAGGAGGAGAACACGATGCTGTCCCAAGAGATCCAAGCTCAGCGGTGCAGTCATCATGGAGCCTCCGTGAGGGAGAAGAGTTTGAAAGAAGATCTCCATCGGGCCAGAGCAGAGCTGGAAACGGTCTGGAGGGAGCGGGTGTACACCGAGATGGAGGTCTGCAAATTGAGTGAGGAGATCCAGATGGTAGAGCGGCACTGTCAGAAGGAGGCATTGGCTCAAGCGGAGGTCAAGGCGAAAATGGAGGTGAGCaagaaggagctggaggaggaacACGGGGCTCAAAGGTGGCTCAGGGAGAGAATCAAGCAATTGGAGGAGGAAATGGATCACCTGGTTCGGAACCACGAGGCAGATGTGGCCCACTTGGAAACCATGCTGAGCCATTCGATACCACCAAGCACCACTCCAAATCTGGACCTCCTTCAGCTGGAGCAGGAGCTCAGCCAGCAGGCCTCCAGGGCATGGCATGAGACGGCGGAAGCCTACCAGGCACAGCTAGACCAACTGGAGGAGAGCCTAAGGGAGACAGCAGCCCGTTTGGGCCAGGCGGAGCACCACAAGAATGAGTACCAGGCCCATCTGAGGGCCCTGGAGAGAGACCGGCTCTCCGAAGGGGATGTTAGGAGGCAGCTGGAGGAGACAGCAGAGCAGCAAAGGGAAGAACACAGACAACACATAAACACACTTCAG GAGCACTGGGAGTGCctggagaaggagaaagagcATCTGTGCCATCAGCTTGATCGTTTGGTGCAGGAGAACCGAGGTCTGCTACAGCAGAAGATGTCGCTGGGCCTGGAGGTGGTCACCTACAG AGCTCTGCTGGATGGCGAGAGCCTGCGGCGAGATGATGTCTCTCTTCTGAAAGACTCCAGAAACATTACACTGAAAG ACATGCCTGTGAAGCCTTCACGAGGGAGTTACCAACTACCCGCTCGCTGTAACACCCTCGTGTCAGTCAGGAGAGCACCGATAACTTCAACAACGCCCTTGAGGAGCAAGCCCGTAACCATCAGCCAAGCTCGCAAGGGTGAAGAAACAGCAACAATGGTGGCGAAGCAAGAAAGTCCTTATCCCAAAATACTGAATGATGCAGCAGTGGAAAAGTTCAGAGCACAGGAAGTGGACGAGAAAGTAACATATGCAGAGCCTCTATCTTCTCCTGTTGGGGATGAACATGAGCAACATCCTGCTGAACGTGTAGAAGAGGAATATGGTGGGAAAAGCGAGGATAAAGCGTCTTTCGGCTTTCAGGTCCAGTCAGGATCACCAGTGAGTGAAGGGCTAGAGTCAAAAATCATAGAAGAGAAGAATATGATCAGTCACTGCCAATCAAGCACCCAGGAACCAAAATCAGAACTTCTGGGAATGACAGCGAAAACCTTCAGTTCCTCGGCTCCATGGAATCAGGAACAGCAGCCATCGTTTCCTGTGGAGGAAAGAGCAGGTAATGGCTTTCAACTGCAGCCGGTAGGTCTGCCACTCACTACGGAGATTACCGAGTACCAATCAAGCGCCCAGGAACCTACATCAGACCTTCTGGGCACGACAGAGAAGACATTCAGTTCCACAGCTGGAAATGATCAGAAACAGTCACCATGTGTTTTGGAGGAAAAAGCAACTGTCGCCTTTGAGATTCAGTCTGAAGCTCCAACACGCACTGAGGAGATCCATCAGCAGCCATCTGGCACTCAGGAAGTGGACAATCTGGGAATAACAGAGGAGACCATCAGTTCCTCGGCTGTATACAAACAGGAACTGACGTCTTGTGTCCCGGTGGAGGAAGAAGCAGCTGTCGGCTTCCAGCTCCAGTCAGAAGCTCAACTTCTCCCGAAAGAGATCACTCCGCACCACTTAAGCACCCACAAATCAAAAACAGAACTTCTGACAATGACAGAGGAGATCTTCAGTTTTGCTGCAAGAGCTGCGGTTGAGCCATGCACGGTGGAAGATGAGCAGGAGCAAAGGTCAAGTTCTGGAACAGAAGCATTACTGGAAACCACCCTGGAATCCAGGACCAGCAGTCTGTCTTCTGAAAATGAGTTCAACCCCATCGATGTGAGTGAGATCAAACAGGAAATAAGCTACTCCACCTTGGGCACGACTGCGACAGAAGCAGTAGACATGTTGTATCCGGATGGAGAAGAGATGGACACATGGGACAGCGTGATAGAAAAGAAGATCCATGTTGAGTCAAGTGAACCCAAACCAGAAGCAGAAAGTCAGTTTGCGGAACCAGAGGAGGACATCTTAACAAGAAGGTCTGAGCTAAGTAGAGGAGAAATGAAGAAGCAAGATGATGAGATGTGGCTTCAACGTGAAGAAAGTTCTCAACCTTCTGACGATAAAGACTTAAATGAAGAGGACGAGGACTCCCAAAATGTCTCGGTGTCATGGCGAACAGAGCTAGAGAGTGACAGCTATGCTCAAGAGAACACACTGGCGGATGTGCGTCCACTCATCCGGTACACCAGTGATGAGACGGATGCCAACACACAAGCGTCACATGTGGACGAGAGTGAGTCCAGTGACGGTGAGCAAGACGGACAGACCGGAGAGGTAGGTGAACCTGCCTGGAGTAAAAGCAAGGCCAAAAACTTTGGAACCATGGAGGATCTTTGTGAGGAAGTACATGAAGTGCTGGTAGAAAATGACATAAAATATTCTCAGGACGCTTCTGGATTGGAAAAATCAACCTTGAAAATCAGTGAGGACCTTTTGCATGAAGAAGTACCGGTAGCTGTCAATGATGTGGAGCTCGAGACGAATCGACTTGTGGAGCAGGAATTGGAAAACCTTTCCATTGATAGCTACGCTTGCCACTTTGCTGAAGAGGCAGCCAATGAGAGCCAAGCAGTGCTTCCTGAGGATGAGGCTCAAAGGAAAGTAATCCTGAAACAAGAAGCCATGACGAACATCCAAGTGACACACAACCTGGACTCCGGGGATTCTATACAGCCTCAGAGGTGGCAGGAGATGGAAGAGGAGGAGATCCACGATGGAATGATGACAAAGAAACAAGAAGCAATCCCACAATCTGATGTCCAAGTGGAAAGCAACCTGGATCTTAGGGATTCTGTTCAGCCTCAGACTctgaaggaggaggaagtaGTGGAGGTCCAGGATAGAATGATGAAGATGGGAGAAGAACTCATCAAGGAAATTGAACTCAAAATGGAAAGCAACCAGGTTCTAAGGGATTCTGCGCAGCCTCAGCTGGACTCTCCGAACGATGATGCCAAAGGAAAGGTGGAAGAGCGTGAGGTCCAAGATCGTATAATGACCACAGAACAAGAAGTCATCATGGAATCTGACACCCAAGTGGAATGTAACCAGGATATCAGGAATTTGGTCTCACCTCAGTTGGACACTATGGATCATGAGAAGAAGGTCCAGGACGAAATGATGACCATGGAATATGAAGAGGCTGGCATAGGGATCCTGCCATCCGGCATGGATTCTGATGTCCAAGTAGAAGATGATCAGGACCGTCAGGACTCTATCTCACCTCAGTTGGACACTCCAGATGATGACGAGGAAAAAGGGATGGAAGAGAATGAGGTCCAGGAAGAATTGACAGCAAAGGAACAAGAAACAATCCCAGAATCTGATGCCCAAGTGGAAAGCAAACTGGACCTTAGGGATTCTGTGCAGCCTCAAACATTGGGGGAGGTGGAAGAGGTGGAGGTCCAGGATGGAATGATGAAGATGGGAGAAGAATTCATCAAGGAAACTGAACTCAAAGTGCAGTGTGACCAGGTCCATGGGGATTCCATGCAGACTCAGTTGGACTCTGCAACTGAGGATGCCAAGGAAAAGGTGGAAGAGAGGGAGGTCCAAGAACAAATAATCACCCTGGAACAAGAAGTTATCATAGAATCTGCCATTCAAGTGGAACATAACCAGGACTTCATGAGTTTGGTCCCGCCTCAGATGGACACtatggaggatgaggagagggACCAGGATGAAATAATGagagtaaaacaagaagaggcCGGCAAAGGGAAGTTGCCATCCTGCATGAAATCTGATGTTCAAGGAGAAAATAATAATCTGGACCTTGAGGACTCAAGCACGCCTCAGTTGGAGACTCCAGATGATGATGAGAAAAAAGGGATGGAAGAGAAGGAGGTTCAGCATGGAACGCTGGGCCAAGAGGAGGCACAGCAAGTGCCCTTGCTTTCATGTACAGAATCTGATGTCCTAATGGAAAGCAATCTGGACTTGGCACCATATCATTCAGAGTCTCCTGGTGATGAAGAGAAAGTTCAGGTTGAAATAACGACCATGGAACAAGTAGAGGCTGAGCAATTGAATTCGCCATCCGACATGGATCCTGATGTACAAGTAGAAGGCAATCTGGACATCAGTGATTTCATCCCCCCTCAGGTGGACTCACCGGATGACCATGTGAAGGAGGTCCAAGATGAAATATTGAAACAAGAGGAAGCACAGAAAGTGTacccgctgtcctgcatggaATCTGAAGTCCAAGTGGAACGCAGTCTGAACTTGGTGCAGC CTCAGTGGGACTCTCCAGATGATGGAGAGAAAGTTCAGGATGAAATAATGACCACGGAACAAGAAGAAGCCAACATGCTGAACATGCCATCCTGCGTGGATCCTGATGCCCAAGTAGAAGACAATTTGGACCTCAGGGAGTTTGTCCTACCTCAATTGGACTCTCCAGATGACTATTTGGAAGGAGTTCTGGATATAACCTTGAAACATCAAGATGCTGTCAAGAGAAACTTACCAGTCAGCGGAAATCTCCAAGATGAAGACAAGCTGAGACAAGATATTCAACATTCCCTAGAAGCTCCAGAGAAAAGAAAGGATGAGTTTGACTCTCATGTTTTCATGGTGACGCATGCTGAGGAAACCTTTCGCGAGGTCCTTAGTGGGCTCGACTTTttagaagaagatgaagaagagctTCTGGAGAAGCCACAGTGTGAATCTCAAAATCAAAAAGGTCTCCTCCAGCAGTATACTTATTCTGTGGGAGAAGACGATGCCAGCATTCTGCCAGACAAATGGAACATCCTGGAGGACACGAGTGAGGACGTTGACACCAGACATTCAAAAGATGAAGCAGAATCTGTTGTGAGTCATCTTCGTGATGAAGTTGGTGATGGTGAATGTGCCGCCACATTTGGCGAGAAACCCGTTGAGATTTTCCTGAAGACTGCACCCGAAGAATCTGTCATCTTTGCCATGAAGGACTCCTTGTCGGAATTCCAGAAAACCAGTGACAAAGTTAAGCAGAACCTCTGGGCTGCCCTTCCAGCTGACAAATGGAATGTCCCGGAGAGCGCCAGCGAGGACGTTAACATCAGACATCCAAAAAATGAAGAAGAATGTGGTCAGACTCATGGTGATGAAGAAGCAGGCGAGGGCGAGGGCGCCCCCAAATTTGATGAGAAACCTATTGCGATCTCCCCGGGGACTGCAACAGAGGAAAGCATCTTTGCTGTGAAGGACTCCTTGACTGAATTCtgcaaaacaaatgtcaaaGACAAGCGGGACTTGTGGGCGTCATCCATGGAAGTGGCCGCCGCTTATGGATCAGATGACATCCCCGCAGTAATGTCTGGGATTCACGACATGGAGTTTGGTCGTGAGTTGGACTGGGGGAAGGCAGTCAATGGGAGTTCTGCCCGTGATTGCGCCGCTAAGAAGGAGGCGCATGTGACCGGGGTGTCAGTGCATTCTGAGGAATCGGAAGTTGAGGCCGAATCCTGGTCATCTGGGGATGAATAA